A single region of the Synechococcus sp. HK05 genome encodes:
- a CDS encoding CNNM domain-containing protein: MNPIVVLLAMAALILVGSALASSTEAAMLTVNPIQVHTLVQQRVPGSRALERIKARPGRALALLVVINNLFNISGSMLLGSQADHTFKHQAGGAAALVLFNVGFTVAVILLAEILPKAIGNSFAMPISLAASRVLLLLERLTLPLLLLLEKLMPAITAEADLTTNEREIHLMARLGSQQGQIEADEAAMIGKVFALNDLTARDLMVSRVATPSLPGTASLESVRQEILQAPDDAWWVVLGEEVDEVLGVQSREEALAELLEGGGARLVCELCDPPQYVPEMIRADRLLTTFRRGDRSSVRVVVDEFGAFVGLVSAADILGVLAGWKRLPDNATATQD, from the coding sequence ATGAATCCGATCGTTGTGCTGCTGGCCATGGCAGCGCTGATCCTGGTGGGCTCAGCGCTGGCCTCCAGCACAGAGGCGGCGATGCTCACGGTGAACCCGATCCAGGTGCACACCCTGGTGCAGCAGCGGGTTCCCGGCTCACGCGCGCTCGAACGCATCAAAGCGCGCCCGGGGCGAGCCCTGGCGCTGCTGGTGGTGATCAACAACCTCTTCAATATCTCCGGCTCGATGCTGCTGGGCAGCCAGGCCGATCACACCTTCAAACACCAGGCCGGGGGAGCGGCTGCACTGGTGCTCTTCAACGTGGGCTTCACCGTGGCGGTGATCCTGCTGGCCGAGATCTTGCCGAAGGCGATCGGCAACAGCTTTGCCATGCCGATCTCCCTGGCTGCATCGCGGGTGCTGCTGCTGCTGGAGCGCCTCACCCTGCCGCTGCTGTTATTGCTGGAAAAGCTGATGCCGGCAATCACCGCCGAGGCCGATCTCACCACCAATGAGCGGGAGATTCATCTGATGGCGCGGCTGGGCTCCCAACAGGGCCAGATCGAAGCCGATGAAGCCGCGATGATCGGCAAGGTGTTCGCCCTCAACGACCTCACCGCCCGCGATCTGATGGTGTCGCGGGTGGCGACGCCATCGCTGCCCGGTACGGCCAGCCTCGAATCCGTGCGCCAGGAGATTCTCCAGGCCCCAGACGACGCCTGGTGGGTGGTGCTGGGGGAAGAGGTGGATGAGGTGCTCGGGGTGCAGAGCCGCGAAGAAGCCCTGGCTGAGCTGCTGGAGGGCGGCGGAGCGCGGCTGGTGTGCGAGCTGTGCGACCCACCTCAATACGTGCCCGAGATGATCCGGGCCGACCGACTCCTCACCACCTTCCGCCGCGGTGATCGCAGCTCCGTGCGGGTGGTGGTGGATGAATTCGGGGCCTTCGTGGGTCTGGTGAGTGCCGCCGACATCCTCGGGGTGCTGGCGGGCTGGAAACGTCTGCCCGACAACGCCACAGCCACTCAGGACTGA
- a CDS encoding TrkH family potassium uptake protein produces MNSSPSNPVQALQRWRHQLTVPQFTVVTGLLVIVVGTFVMASPLCSRETVGLWQALFTVTSAITVTGLSVISVSHDLTPFGQVVLAGLILTGGLGLMAITTFLQGFVQGRSGLRHRLDKGRALDEFGVGGIGPTFNSILITATCVMGIGAVVLYAFGFTNIEQPGQRLWASVFHAISAYNNAGFGLWDNSLVDYRDNAVVNGVIASMIVIGGIGWRVINDLWANRLRLRKLRRLSLHTRLVVRSTVLLIVVGAIGLLITEHFGFRATAMGDLSLWQKIQITLFQSITTRTAGFNTIPLSAQSITDAGLLLIILLMFIGASPGGTGGGIKTTTFAILMGATRSTLEGRSDVLMHRRQIPDGTVLRAVGVTLASVLFVVLMALLLGIGPSAAGASGHQTFSFLEKLFTCVSAFATVGLDLGVTANLNRWGQLVLMVGMFVGRIGILLLLSALYGNRPQLRVGYPREDLYV; encoded by the coding sequence ATGAACTCGTCTCCGAGCAATCCGGTTCAGGCGTTGCAGCGCTGGCGCCATCAGCTCACCGTGCCCCAATTCACGGTGGTGACCGGTCTGCTGGTGATCGTGGTGGGCACCTTCGTGATGGCCTCACCGTTGTGCTCGCGCGAGACGGTGGGCCTCTGGCAGGCCTTGTTCACGGTGACCTCGGCGATCACTGTGACGGGGTTGTCGGTGATCTCCGTGAGCCACGATCTCACGCCCTTCGGGCAGGTGGTGCTGGCGGGGCTGATCCTTACCGGCGGGTTGGGCCTGATGGCGATCACCACCTTCCTTCAGGGGTTTGTGCAGGGGCGCTCGGGCTTGCGCCATCGCCTCGATAAGGGCCGTGCCCTGGATGAATTCGGCGTGGGCGGCATCGGCCCCACCTTCAACAGCATCCTGATCACCGCCACCTGCGTGATGGGCATCGGTGCGGTGGTGCTCTACGCCTTTGGCTTCACCAACATCGAACAGCCCGGCCAGCGGCTCTGGGCCTCGGTGTTCCATGCGATCAGCGCGTACAACAACGCCGGCTTCGGCCTGTGGGACAACAGCCTCGTCGACTACCGCGATAACGCCGTGGTGAACGGCGTGATCGCCTCGATGATCGTGATCGGCGGCATCGGTTGGCGGGTGATCAACGACCTCTGGGCCAATCGCTTGCGCCTGCGGAAGCTGCGCCGCCTCAGCCTGCACACGCGCCTGGTGGTGCGCAGCACGGTGCTGTTGATCGTTGTTGGTGCGATTGGTCTGCTGATCACCGAGCACTTCGGCTTCCGGGCGACCGCCATGGGGGATCTGAGTTTGTGGCAAAAGATCCAGATCACCCTGTTTCAGTCGATCACCACCCGCACAGCGGGCTTCAACACCATTCCCCTGTCGGCGCAATCAATCACCGACGCCGGCCTGCTGTTGATCATCCTGCTGATGTTCATCGGCGCCAGCCCCGGCGGCACCGGCGGCGGCATCAAAACCACCACCTTCGCGATCCTGATGGGGGCCACCCGCTCCACGCTTGAGGGGCGCAGTGATGTGCTGATGCATCGGCGCCAGATCCCCGATGGCACCGTGCTGCGGGCGGTGGGGGTCACGCTGGCCTCGGTGTTGTTTGTGGTGCTGATGGCCCTGTTGCTGGGGATCGGCCCCTCAGCTGCCGGGGCGAGCGGCCATCAAACCTTCAGTTTTCTCGAGAAGTTGTTCACCTGTGTGTCGGCCTTCGCCACCGTGGGCCTCGATCTGGGCGTCACGGCCAACCTCAACCGCTGGGGTCAGCTGGTGCTGATGGTGGGCATGTTTGTGGGGCGGATTGGCATTTTGCTGTTGCTCTCGGCGCTGTACGGCAACCGCCCCCAGCTGCGGGTGGGCTATCCCAGGGAAGACCTCTACGTCTAG
- a CDS encoding TrkA family potassium uptake protein, producing MNQWWQWGAEGEGRRGGFAVIGVGRFGSSVCSELLRAGADVLAIDSSQRAIDALRQLDPSIECRVVDCTDEEALRAAGVLDLETVVVAMSEPIEASITATLICKDAKGTRVKQVIARATSDLHMKMLQRVGADRVVFPSKMMGQRLGLELVRPNLLEQLRLDDRSCIEEIKVPSSFVGHSLRDLNLRKHYNVNVLAAGPVGHLDVNPPASHVLAEGELLVVMGSEEALRSLPGS from the coding sequence GTGAACCAGTGGTGGCAGTGGGGCGCTGAGGGTGAGGGCCGCCGTGGTGGATTCGCGGTGATCGGTGTGGGCCGCTTCGGCAGCTCGGTGTGTTCGGAGCTGCTGCGGGCCGGAGCGGATGTGCTCGCCATTGATTCCAGCCAACGGGCGATCGATGCGCTGCGCCAGCTCGATCCCTCGATCGAATGCCGCGTGGTGGATTGCACCGATGAGGAGGCGTTGCGCGCCGCCGGGGTGCTTGATCTGGAAACGGTGGTGGTGGCGATGAGTGAGCCGATCGAAGCCAGCATCACCGCCACCTTGATCTGCAAAGACGCCAAGGGCACGCGGGTGAAACAGGTGATCGCGCGCGCCACGAGCGATCTACACATGAAGATGCTGCAGCGGGTGGGCGCCGATCGCGTGGTGTTCCCCTCAAAAATGATGGGTCAGCGGTTGGGCCTGGAGCTGGTGCGCCCCAACTTGCTCGAGCAGCTCCGCCTCGACGACCGCAGCTGCATTGAGGAGATCAAGGTGCCGAGTTCCTTTGTGGGCCACTCGTTGCGCGATCTCAACCTGCGCAAGCATTACAACGTGAACGTGCTGGCGGCAGGGCCCGTGGGGCATCTGGATGTGAATCCACCGGCCTCCCATGTGCTGGCCGAGGGGGAGCTGCTGGTGGTGATGGGCTCGGAGGAGGCGCTGCGCTCCCTGCCGGGCAGCTGA
- a CDS encoding ferredoxin:protochlorophyllide reductase (ATP-dependent) subunit N — protein sequence MASSIATRASAEADLPPPLKESGQREVFCGLTSIVWLHRRMPDAFFLVVGSRTCAHLIQSAAGVMIFAEPRFGTAILGERDLAGLADANEELDRLVAQLLERRPEIRTLFLVGSCPSEVIKLDLAKAAERLNRQHAGRVMVLNYSGSGIETTFTQGEDGALQALIPLMPSSSEQQLLLAGTLADAVEDRLIGLFQKLGIERVASLPPRRSTELPAVGPGTKLLLAQPFLSGTARALVDRGAELIRAPYPFGVEGSRDWMSAAAAAFGIAPAQVASVLDPLVERGQRALAPQRETLAGKRLFLLPDSQLEIPLARFLSRECGMELVEVGTPYLDRQLMAEELALLPAGTQLSEGQHVENQLLRVREQRPDLVVCGLGLANPLEAEGMATKWSIELVFSPIHGIDQAADLAELFARPLRRRAALSFA from the coding sequence ATGGCATCGAGCATCGCCACCCGCGCATCGGCGGAGGCGGATCTGCCGCCGCCCCTCAAGGAAAGCGGCCAGCGGGAGGTGTTCTGCGGGCTCACCTCGATCGTGTGGCTGCACCGGCGCATGCCGGATGCCTTTTTCCTGGTGGTGGGTTCACGCACCTGCGCGCATCTGATCCAGAGCGCCGCGGGCGTGATGATCTTTGCCGAACCGCGTTTCGGCACCGCGATCCTGGGGGAGCGGGATCTGGCGGGTCTGGCGGATGCCAATGAGGAGCTCGATCGCTTGGTGGCGCAGCTGCTGGAGCGTCGCCCTGAGATCCGCACCCTGTTCCTGGTGGGCAGCTGCCCCAGCGAGGTGATCAAGCTCGATCTGGCCAAGGCCGCCGAGCGCCTCAACCGCCAGCACGCCGGCCGCGTGATGGTGCTGAACTACAGCGGCAGCGGCATCGAAACCACGTTCACCCAGGGGGAAGACGGCGCCCTGCAGGCCCTGATCCCGCTGATGCCCTCCAGCAGCGAGCAGCAGCTGCTGCTCGCCGGCACCCTGGCCGATGCGGTGGAAGACCGGCTGATCGGCCTGTTTCAGAAGCTCGGCATCGAGCGGGTGGCCAGCTTGCCGCCGCGCCGTTCCACGGAGCTGCCGGCCGTGGGGCCGGGCACCAAGCTGCTGCTGGCCCAGCCCTTTTTGAGTGGCACCGCCCGGGCCCTGGTGGATCGCGGCGCCGAGCTGATCCGCGCCCCCTATCCGTTCGGGGTGGAGGGCAGTCGCGACTGGATGTCGGCGGCGGCCGCGGCCTTCGGGATTGCGCCGGCTCAGGTGGCCAGTGTGCTCGATCCATTGGTGGAGCGCGGCCAGCGCGCCTTGGCTCCCCAGCGGGAGACATTGGCGGGCAAACGGCTCTTCCTGCTGCCAGATTCCCAGTTGGAGATTCCCCTGGCGCGCTTCCTCTCGAGGGAGTGCGGCATGGAACTGGTGGAGGTGGGCACGCCCTATCTCGATCGCCAGCTGATGGCCGAGGAGCTGGCGCTGCTGCCCGCCGGCACCCAGCTCAGTGAGGGCCAGCACGTGGAGAACCAGCTGCTGCGGGTGCGCGAGCAGCGTCCGGATCTGGTGGTGTGCGGCCTTGGGCTCGCCAATCCCCTGGAGGCCGAGGGGATGGCCACGAAGTGGTCGATCGAGCTGGTGTTCAGCCCCATCCATGGCATTGATCAGGCCGCTGATCTGGCCGAACTGTTCGCCCGGCCCTTGCGCCGCCGCGCTGCCCTGTCTTTCGCCTGA
- a CDS encoding ferredoxin:protochlorophyllide reductase (ATP-dependent) subunit B, with protein sequence MELTLWTYEGPPHVGAMRIAASMEGVHYVLHAPQGDTYADLLFTMIERRDKRPPVTYTTFQARDLGGDTAELVKRSIADAVQRFEPEALLVGESCTAELIQDQPGALAAGMGFGALPIVNLELPAYSKKENWGAAETFYQLVRTLLKPQLPAPGAPKPDPARWRTEGRRPRVNLLGPSLLGFRCRDDVREITQLLGSYGIDVAVVAPLGARPADLQRIPTADANVCLYPEVAGTLCSWLERQFGIPCVRTVPIGIGATVAFLREVHSLLDLELPAELQPGADGVCEAERRSRLPWYSRSVDSTYLTGKRVFVFGDATHAIAAARIASRELGFQVVGLGSYSREMARELRSAAAELGVEPLISDDYLAVEAAIAEAAPELVLGTQMERHSAKRLGIPCAVISTPLHVQDVPARYAPQMGFEGANVIFDSWVHPLMMGLEEHLIGMFRHDFEFVDGHRSHLGDGAPSPSAATAAAAPAAAGAAPVAAPPLHAGALSWSPEGEAELAKIPFFVRGKVRKNTEAFARERGLAVIDSEALYEAKAHFSR encoded by the coding sequence ATGGAACTCACTCTCTGGACCTACGAAGGCCCCCCGCACGTGGGTGCGATGCGCATCGCCGCCTCCATGGAGGGGGTGCACTACGTGCTGCATGCCCCCCAGGGCGATACCTACGCCGATCTGCTGTTCACGATGATCGAGCGGCGCGACAAGCGCCCGCCTGTGACCTACACCACCTTCCAGGCCCGTGATCTCGGCGGCGATACGGCGGAGCTGGTGAAGCGCTCGATCGCGGATGCGGTGCAGCGGTTTGAGCCCGAAGCGCTGCTTGTGGGTGAGAGCTGCACTGCTGAGCTGATCCAAGACCAACCCGGTGCCCTGGCAGCCGGAATGGGTTTTGGTGCGCTGCCGATCGTGAATCTGGAGCTGCCCGCCTACTCCAAAAAGGAGAACTGGGGTGCGGCAGAAACCTTCTATCAATTGGTGCGCACCCTGCTGAAGCCGCAACTGCCGGCGCCGGGAGCGCCCAAGCCCGATCCAGCCCGCTGGCGCACTGAGGGTCGCCGCCCCCGGGTGAACCTGCTGGGGCCTTCGCTGCTCGGCTTCCGCTGCCGCGACGACGTGCGCGAGATCACCCAGCTGCTAGGCAGCTACGGCATCGATGTGGCGGTGGTGGCACCGCTGGGGGCGCGGCCGGCTGATCTGCAGCGCATCCCTACGGCCGATGCCAACGTGTGCCTCTACCCCGAAGTGGCGGGCACGCTCTGCAGTTGGTTGGAGCGCCAGTTCGGCATACCCTGCGTGCGCACCGTGCCGATCGGTATCGGCGCCACGGTGGCGTTCCTGCGAGAGGTGCACAGCCTGCTGGATCTCGAGCTGCCGGCGGAGTTGCAGCCCGGAGCCGATGGGGTGTGCGAGGCCGAGCGCCGCTCCCGCTTGCCCTGGTATTCGCGCTCGGTGGATTCCACCTACCTCACCGGCAAGCGGGTGTTCGTGTTCGGCGATGCCACCCATGCCATCGCCGCTGCCCGCATCGCCAGCCGCGAACTGGGCTTTCAGGTGGTGGGTCTGGGCAGCTACAGCCGCGAAATGGCCCGCGAGCTGCGATCTGCCGCCGCCGAGCTCGGCGTTGAGCCCCTGATCAGCGACGACTACCTCGCGGTGGAGGCCGCCATCGCCGAGGCGGCCCCCGAGCTGGTGCTCGGCACCCAGATGGAGCGCCACAGCGCCAAGCGGCTCGGCATCCCCTGCGCGGTGATCAGCACGCCTTTGCATGTACAGGATGTGCCGGCCCGCTACGCCCCGCAGATGGGGTTCGAGGGGGCGAATGTGATCTTCGATTCCTGGGTGCACCCGCTGATGATGGGCTTGGAGGAACACCTGATCGGCATGTTCCGCCACGACTTCGAATTTGTGGATGGCCACCGCAGCCATCTGGGCGACGGTGCTCCTTCTCCATCCGCAGCCACTGCTGCCGCAGCTCCGGCCGCCGCTGGAGCGGCCCCGGTTGCTGCCCCGCCGCTGCACGCGGGCGCCCTCAGCTGGAGCCCCGAGGGTGAGGCCGAACTGGCCAAGATCCCGTTTTTCGTGCGGGGGAAGGTGCGCAAAAACACCGAGGCCTTCGCCCGCGAGCGGGGCCTGGCGGTGATCGACAGCGAGGCGTTGTACGAGGCCAAGGCTCACTTCAGTCGCTGA